In the Gossypium arboreum isolate Shixiya-1 chromosome 10, ASM2569848v2, whole genome shotgun sequence genome, one interval contains:
- the LOC108489664 gene encoding uncharacterized protein LOC108489664 — translation MEETIARILTELEEINQIPNTQNQTPLISRSTLLDLHSLLSTNDPDLVSQLFDDLPSKSLSPSSLTNLLSFTMDSAPSYSLLASKVYLSLLLSPNSPVFTLFTPISFLSFLRSLRRAFKNCPSAQPEESPPYNAPPNRKRKAGGRGRGARGNVRGSGDCSEEASDTFDMKQVFKVFEMLVSVLGLIHLDRFPDSLKSLIQTFGEIPLMAMEKLGNPSSFNRLMDLCSRVLSEVLRSEHGELANTAAEVLKALSPLILMVKSQARSFALGFVTKRMTELGNESDGVKKAVVNFPRYLAQKAPEKAEPRALAVDSIMEVVKVMDFEDQIGYMDYVLKMTQGKANLRLLGVDLIAMMLMSLRDPFGVVSDVKTRDYWGTRCLEALITRCSDLSAGIRARALSSLAQVVGFLSIDDRNKGILKEVMRLSEGGEERPLCGMNDLLKNRCMDDKAAVRKAALLLVTKLISLLDGCFGGILLKTVGMACSDPLVSIRKAAISALSEAFRTFSDESVTTEWLHSVPRLITDNESSIQEECENLFLELVLDRVSRAGPACAPKKGSVSPESYLTTKSLEGELELLFPEGILILLKGICDGEVTPWVKKLCTSLGKKKRLKPKIAAALQNIIKTSESIWLSHSMPIEKWTAPAGAWFLLSEVSVYLSKAVEWEFLHHHWQLLDKPGSKGKLQSPLLQGNANEDGEGVESNSVAWAGDRVFLLQTISNVSMELPAEPAADLAHNLLKRVEKFNMHSTEVNAHVKALRTLCKVKSLNPVEADQLVMRWGQQLLSKAHEILEKYISDDKEANNNNSFFTPPRSGSRKGKQAARASRLLSKTVTAVYTVGSLVVVCPAADVSSIVPLLYTVVTSGNSDPKLNKLPGPKVSLKQTAPSLYIQAWLTLGKICLADGKLVKSYIPLFVQELEKSDCAALRNNLVVMMADFCVRYTALVDCYIAKITKCLRDPCELVRRQTFILLSRLLQRDYVKWRGVLFLRFLLCLVDDSGKIRQLADFLFGNILKAKAPLLAYNSFIEAIYVLNDCHAHNGHNDSKNSRTESRLFSIRGNDERSRAKRMRIYVCLLKQMAPEHLLATFAKLCAEILAAASDGMLNIDDITGQSVLQDAFQILACKEIRVSSHRGAASDSAEVEEDGDSSASAAAAKGRAITQAVRKGLIQNTIPIFIELKRLLENKNSPLTGSLMECLRVLLKDYKNEIDDMLVADKQLQKELIYDIQKYESAKARTTAAEAVAGMQNQGVYRSPPCVPKAATGADPENKMNQKLSSDSKVASAIADAAAEATARSVLREVNKGAMTPPLKAINMPKLKSNQAGSSAKNDRSLDVLESLRRRIDDEN, via the exons atggaagaaaccATAGCAAGAATCCTCACAGAGCTTGAAGAAATCAATCAAATCCCAAATACCCAAAACCAAACTCCACTCATATCTCGATCTACTTTGTTAGATCTTCATTCCCTTTTGTCCACAAACGACCCAGACCTTGTTTCCCAACTCTTCGATGACCTCCCTTCCAAAAGCCTCTCTCCTTCTTCCCTCACCAACTTGTTGTCTTTCACAATGGATTCTGCCCCTTCCTATTCTCTTCTAGCTTCCAAAGTTTACCTCTCTCTTCTCCTTTCCCCTAATTCCCCCGTTTTCACTCTCTTTACCCCAatttccttcctttctttccttcgtTCCCTCCGTCGCGCCTTCAAAAACTGTCCATCGGCCCAACCTGAGGAGTCTCCCCCTTACAACGCGCCGCCTAATCGGAAGAGGAAAGCTGGGGGGAGGGGTCGTGGAGCACGTGGTAACGTTAGAGGTTCGGGAGATTGTAGTGAGGAAGCAAGTGATACTTTTGATATGAAACAAGTCTTTAAAGTGTTTGAAATGTTGGTTTCTGTTTTGGGTTTGATTCATTTGGATAGGTTTCCGGATAGTTTGAAATCTTTGATACAAACTTTTGGTGAAATTCCTTTGATGGCAATGGAAAAGCTTGGGAATCCTAGTAGTTTTAATCGGTTAATGGATTTGTGTTCACGGGTTTTGAGTGAAGTGTTGAGGTCTGAGCATGGAGAGTTGGCTAATACTGCAGCTGAGGTCTTGAAAGCTTTATCGCCATTAATATTAATGGTTAAGTCGCAAGCAAGAAGTTTCGCTTTGGGGTTTGTCACAAAAAGGATGACGGAATTGGGAAACGAGAGTGATGGTGTTAAGAAAGCTGTCGTTAATTTTCCTAGATATTTGGCTCAAAAGGCACCTGAGAAGGCTGAGCCACGGGCTTTGGCTGTGGACTCCATAATGGAGGTTGTTAAAGTGATGGATTTTGAGGATCAAATAGGATATATGGACTATGTGTTGAAGATGACTCAAGGGAAAGCTAATCTTAGGCTGTTAGGTGTTGATCTTATTGCAATGATGTTAATGTCATTGAGGGATCCTTTTGGGGTGGTTTCGGATGTTAAAACCAGGGATTATTGGGGTACAAGGTGCCTGGAAGCTTTGATTACTAGATGTTCGGATTTGAGTGCTGGAATTCGTGCTCGAGCTCTATCAAGCTTGGCACAAGTTGTGGGGTTTTTGTCTATTGATGATAGGAATAAAGGCATTTTGAAGGAAGTAATGCGGTTATCCGAAGGTGGAGAGGAGAGGCCACTGTGTGGAATGAATGATCTTTTGAAGAATAGGTGTATGGATGACAAGGCAGCTGTTAGGAAGGCAGCACTTCTTCTGGTTACTAAGTTGATATCCCTTTTAGATGGTTGTTTTGGTGGAATCCTGCTCAAGACGGTGGGTATGGCTTGCTCGGATCCACTTGTTAGCATACGTAAAGCTGCCATTTCAGCTCTTTCTGAG GCATTCAGAACATTTTCAGATGAAAGTGTGACTACTGAGTGGCTACATTCTGTTCCACGTTTAATAACAGATAATGAATCTAGCATTCAAGAAGAATGTGAAAATTTGTTCTTGGAATTGGTTTTGGACCGGGTGTCAAGAGCCGGACCGGCTTGCGCACCCAAGAAAGGATCTGTTTCGCCTGAGTCATATCTAACAACAAAGAGTTTAGAAGGGGAGTTGGAGTTATTATTCCCTGAAGGGATATTGATTCTTTTGAAAGGCATCTGTGATGGTGAGGTGACTCCATGGGTGAAGAAGCTTTGCACAAGCCTCGGTAAAAAGAAACGGTTGAAGCCCAAGATTGCTGCTGCTCTTCAAAATATTATAAAGACTTCTGAATCTATCTGGTTGAGTCATTCCATGCCAATTGAGAAGTGGACAGCTCCAGCTGGTGCTTGGTTTCTTCTATCGGAAGTCTCAGTATATCTTTCAAAAGCTGTTGAGTGGGAGTTCCTTCATCACCATTGGCAACTACTAGACAAACCTGGTTCAAAAGGCAAGTTACAAAGCCCACTTTTGCAAGGAAATGCAAATGAAGATGGAGAGGGCGTAGAATCCAATTCAGTTGCATGGGCAGGAGATCGTGTTTTCCTCTTGCAAACCATCTCAAATGTTTCCATGGAATTGCCTGCTGAACCTGCTGCAGATTTAGCCCACAATTTGCTTAAAAGAGTTGAAAAGTTCAACATGCATTCCACAGAG GTTAATGCTCATGTAAAAGCTCTCAGAACATTGTGCAAGGTAAAGTCATTAAATCCTGTGGAGGCTGATCAACTTGTTATGAGATGGGGACAGCAGCTTCTCTCTAAAGCACATGAAATTTTAGAAAAGTACATTTCTGATGATAAAGAAGCAAATAACAATAATAGTTTCTTTACACCACCAAGAAGTGGGAGCAGAAAAGGGAAGCAAGCAGCAAGAGCATCCAGGTTATTATCAAAAACAGTCACTGCGGTCTATACTGTTGGGTCTTTGGTTGTTGTCTGTCCTGCTGCGGATGTGAGCTCGATTGTTCCACTATTATACACAGTCGTAACTTCAGGGAATTCTGATCCGAAGTTAAATAAATTACCAGGGCCTAAGGTATCTTTGAAGCAGACAGCCCCTTCTTTGTACATTCAAGCATGGTTGACATTGGGGAAAATTTGCCTCGCTGACGGGAAGCTTGTAAAAAGCTACATTCCTCTCTTTGTGCAG GAACTTGAAAAGAGTGATTGTGCTGCCCTTCGCAACAATCTTGTAGTGATGATGGCAGATTTCTGTGTCCGCTATACTGCTCTGGTTGATTG TTACATAGCTAAGATCACCAAGTGTCTTCGTGATCCATGCGAGCTTGTTAGACGACAGACTTTTATATTGCTCTCAAGATTATTACAA AGGGACTATGTGAAGTGGAGGGGAGTGCTATTCCTTCGTTTCCTTCTATGTCTTGTTGATGACTCCGGAAAAATAAGACAACTTGCTGATTTTCTCTTTGGAAATATTTTGAAAG CCAAGGCTCCACTTCTTGCATACAACAGTTTCATTGAAGCCATTTATGTACTGAATGACTGCCATGCACACAACGGACATAATGATTCCAAGAATTCACGGACAGAGAGTCGACTTTTTTCCATCAG GGGTAATGATGAGAGGTCGAGGGCTAAACGGATGCGGATCTATGTGTGCTTGCTGAAACAAATGGCACCGGAGCACCTTTTGGCGACATTTGCAAAGTTATGTGCTGAGATTCTAGCAGCTGCATCAGATGGTATGCTCAATATAGATGATATAACTGGACAGTCTGTTCTTCAG GATGCTTTCCAGATTCTTGCCTGCAAAGAGATCCGAGTCTCATCCCATCGTGGAGCTGCATCCGATTCAGCAGAGGTAGAGGAAGATGGTGATAGCAGCGCATCTGCGGCTGCTGCAAAAGGAAGGGCTATAACACAAGCTGTGAGAAAGGGTCTTATTCAAAACACTATCCCAATTTTTATAGAGCTAAAACGGCTACTAGAAAACAAGAACAGCCCTCTCACAGGTTCCCTCATGGAATGCCTGCGAGTCCTTCTCAAGGACTACAAAAACGAGATCGATGACATGTTGGTTGCAGATAAACAGCTTCAAAAAGAGCTTATATATGACATACAGAAATATGAGTCAGCAAAGGCTCGAACAACAGCTGCAGAAGCAGTTGCAGGCATGCAAAACCAAGGTGTCTATCGATCACCACCTTGCGTTCCGAAAGCTGCAACTGGAGCTGATCCTGAAAACAAGATGAACCAGAAGTTGTCAAGTGATTCGAAAGTGGCATCAGCAATAGCAGATGCAGCTGCGGAAGCCACCGCCCGGTCCGTGCTAAGGGAGGTGAACAAAGGAGCAATGACCCCACCACTTAAGGCCATTAATATGCCAAAGCTCAAGTCTAACCAGGCAGGAAGCTCTGCTAAAAATGATCGCTCCTTAGATGTATTGGAATCCTTGAGGAGACGAATTGATGATGAGAACTGA